The DNA sequence AGCTGCACCGCATAATTCTGTTGTCGAATACCTGGCAGATGAGCAGCGAATGGAATGCGAAAGCGGCAGCGATTGATCCCGATAACCAACTGATGTGGCATGCCGACATTCGCCGTCTGGAAGCAGAATCGATTCGCGATGCTATCCTGGCTGTCAGCGATGGACTGGACCTGACCATGGGCGGATCATTGATGAACGTTGACAACCGTGCGTTCGTCTTCAATCACGAATCCAAAGATGGCGTGACATACGATTTCAACCGTCGTTCACTCTATCTGCCTGTCATCCGTAATCACCTGTTTGGCATGTTCATGCTCTTTGACTATGCGGATGCCAGCGTGCTCAACGGGAACCGGGCGTCGACGACAGTGGCTCCCCAGGCACTATTCATGCTTAACAGTCATCTGATCGAAAATGCATCCCATCGGATGGCAGAACAGATTCAGCATGAAACCGCGTTGTCTCCGGAACAGAAGATCCAGAAACTGTTCCTCAAGACATATGGACGTCAACCAACGGAAATGGAAATCAATAAATCTCTGCACTTCCTGGACGATATTGAACAGGAACTGCAGGCGGAAACGAAATCTTCGGAACAACGGATCACGCGTGCCTGGCAGGTGCTCTGTCAGTCATTTCTGGCTTCCAGTGAGTTCATCTATCTGCGATAGAAACTGCTGCGAGCCACTACCTGTATCCATTATTCATATAAATTATCGAGACCTGCCATGAGTATCCTGCCTCAATCACTGTTCTCCCGTCGGGATCTGTTAAAGAAATCAGCAATTGGTTTCGGCAATCTGGCGCTGCTCTCCATGTTGAATGAAGAGTCAAAAGCGGCTGCCTCATCGAAAGATCCTCTCGCTCCCCGGCAACCACATTTTACGCCACGTGCCAAGCGGGTGATCTTCCTGTTCATGAAGGGCGGCCCTTCTCACATGGACACGTTCGATTACAAGCCCCAGTTGCAGAAGTACGATGGCAAGCCGCTGCCTTTCGATAAGCCCCGGGTACAGTTTGCACCGACCGGCAATCTGTTGAAGTCTCCCTGGAAATTCAAGCAGTATGGTGAGAGCGGAATTCATGTCAGTGAACTGTTTCCTCATGTCGCTGAATGTGTGGATGATTTATGTATCCTGAATTCTGTCTACGGCACTAATGCAGCCCACGGTGGCGCCCTGTTGAAACTGCATACGGGGAGTGACGCATTTGTGCGTCCGAGTATGGGCTCCTGGGTGACTTACGGTCTGGGCACGGAAAATCAGAATCTGCCCGGTTTCATTACCATCTGTCCGACTCTGGCTCATGGTGGCGTCAAAAACTGGAGCTCTGCGTTTCTGCCAGCCCCGTACCAGGGAACTCCGTTGGGGAACGCTGCGATCGCTGCGGAAAACGCTCAGATTGAATATATCAAGAACAACTTCCTCTCCCGTAAAGTACAGCGGAAGCAGGTCGAGTTCATGAATGAACTGAACCGGATGCACCAGGATGAAGCCGGTCCGAATCAGGTACTCGATGCCCGCATCGGCAGCTTTGAACTTGCCTTCCGCATGCAGGAAGAAGTTCCCGAAGTACAGGACATTTCGGATGAATCTGAAGCCACTCAGAAAATGTATGGCCTGGATCAGAAAGAGACCGCGGACTTCGGACGCCAGTGTCTGATGGCCCGTCGTTTTGCAGAACGTGGCGTACGTTTCATTCAGGTTTCTCACAGTGACCAGAAGGTCCAGTGGGATCAGCACAGCAACCTGTTTGAAGGGCATACCAAAAATGCGAAAGAGGTCGACCAGCCGATCGCCGCTCTCTTGAAAGACCTCAAACAGCGCGGTCTGCTCAAAGATACGCTCGTGGTCTGGGGCGGTGAATTCGGCCGGACTCCTACTGCTCAAGGTAAGAATGGTCGCGATCATAATCCCGAAGGGTTCACAATGTGGATGGCAGGGGGCGGCGTGAAGTCCGGCTTCCAGTACGGAGCGACCGATGAATTCGGCTATTACGCCACCAAAGATAAAATGCATATTCACGATTTCCATGCCACACTGCTGCACATTCTGGGCATGGACCATGAAAAGCTGACCTATCGATATGCCGGTCGCGATTTCCGCCTGACCGATGTAGCCGGTCACGTGGCTCATGGTGTACTGGCATAAGTGTCCAGTTCGTCTGATCATCACTGAATCGACATAACAGCCCTGCTCCATGTGAGTCAGGGCTGTTTTATTTCGCAATCGGGGCTATTTTCCCTGTCTCAGTGATCCCTGCCGATGGTCGCTGCGTTGAGTCTAAGATAAAACACCGCGCATGTGTTCCGGCTGCGATTGAAAAACGCAAACCCGGGGGACTATGATTCAGATACCGGATGCTTGCATGTCTGTCGTCTCTGTTCTATGGTGTCTACCCGCTAACATGATCAGAGTTCTTCTATCAGAATCTTATTAAGAAACAGCAGTTATGAGTTCCAAAGATAAAAAGAAGTGGCGTTCGACAACGATCCTGACAGTGCGTCATGGCGGCAAAGTGGCGATCGGCGGCGATGGACAGGTCACGCACGGCGATACCGTTATGAAGAGTGATACTCGCAAGATCCGCAAAATTCTGGATGGCCAGATTGTGTGTGGGTTCGCCGGGTCTACTGCAGATGCCTTTTCGCTGCTGGAACGGTTTGAAGTCAAAGCACGGGACTATCCCGGAAATATGCCCCGCGCAGCAACCGAACTTGCCCGTGACTGGCGGACCGACCGCGTCCTGCGGAAGCTCGAAGCGCTGATTATCGTGGTTAACACCGAACACAGTCTCCTGATTACCGGACAGGGGGATGTCGTTGTTCCCTCGGATGGAGTAATTGGCATCGGTTCGGGAGGGAACTACGCGACTGCGGCTGCCCGCGCCCTGGTGAGACATTCGGATCTGTCCGCCTCGGAAATCGTCAAGAACTCGTTGGGTATCGCATCAGAAATCGATATCTATACGAATAATAATATTATCGTGGAGGAGTTGGAGTGCACGAACTAACGCCCCGGCAGATTGTTGCCGAACTGGATAAACATATTGTCGGTCAGGATGATGCCAAACGCGCCGTAGCAATCGCACTGCGAAACCGCTGGCGCTGGCAGCAGTTGCCT is a window from the Gimesia benthica genome containing:
- the hslV gene encoding ATP-dependent protease subunit HslV translates to MSSKDKKKWRSTTILTVRHGGKVAIGGDGQVTHGDTVMKSDTRKIRKILDGQIVCGFAGSTADAFSLLERFEVKARDYPGNMPRAATELARDWRTDRVLRKLEALIIVVNTEHSLLITGQGDVVVPSDGVIGIGSGGNYATAAARALVRHSDLSASEIVKNSLGIASEIDIYTNNNIIVEELECTN
- a CDS encoding DUF1501 domain-containing protein, whose amino-acid sequence is MSILPQSLFSRRDLLKKSAIGFGNLALLSMLNEESKAAASSKDPLAPRQPHFTPRAKRVIFLFMKGGPSHMDTFDYKPQLQKYDGKPLPFDKPRVQFAPTGNLLKSPWKFKQYGESGIHVSELFPHVAECVDDLCILNSVYGTNAAHGGALLKLHTGSDAFVRPSMGSWVTYGLGTENQNLPGFITICPTLAHGGVKNWSSAFLPAPYQGTPLGNAAIAAENAQIEYIKNNFLSRKVQRKQVEFMNELNRMHQDEAGPNQVLDARIGSFELAFRMQEEVPEVQDISDESEATQKMYGLDQKETADFGRQCLMARRFAERGVRFIQVSHSDQKVQWDQHSNLFEGHTKNAKEVDQPIAALLKDLKQRGLLKDTLVVWGGEFGRTPTAQGKNGRDHNPEGFTMWMAGGGVKSGFQYGATDEFGYYATKDKMHIHDFHATLLHILGMDHEKLTYRYAGRDFRLTDVAGHVAHGVLA